One Brassica napus cultivar Da-Ae chromosome A5, Da-Ae, whole genome shotgun sequence DNA window includes the following coding sequences:
- the LOC106429574 gene encoding ribose-phosphate pyrophosphokinase 2, chloroplastic-like — MESLALTSPPGVKVPSYLASSSSSLFSRSSISNSAKCNLPKALNLGNGTTLPKYFDSSSRLEKPVSTSRANTKLKLFSGTANPALSQEIAWSMGLELGKISIKRFADGEVYVQLKESVRGCDVFLVQPTCTPTNENLMELLILVDACRRASAKKVTAVIPYFGYARADRKTQGRESIAAKLVANLITEAGADRVLACDLHSGQSMGYFDIPVDHVYCQPVILDYLGSKSISSKDLVVVSPDVGGVARARAFAKKLSDAPLAIVDKRRHGHNVAEVMNLIGDVKGKVAVMVDDMIDTAGTIVKGAALLHEEGAREVYACCTHAVFSPPAIERLSSGLLQEVIVTNTLPVAEKNYFPQLTILSVANLLGETIWRVHDDSSVSSIFL, encoded by the exons ATGGAGTCGCTAGCTCTGACTTCTCCTCCCGGCGTTAAGGTTCCGTCGTACCTTGCCTCCTCGTCTTCGTCTCTCTTCTCCCGCTCCTCGATTTCCAATTCGGCG aaATGCAATTTGCCGAAAGCACTGAATCTTGGCAACGGGACGACACTTCCAAAGTACTTTGATTCTTCTTCCCGGTTGGAGAAACCAGTGAGTACTAGTAGAGCCAACACAAAGCTCAAGCTCTTCTCTGGTACTGCAAATCCAGCCCTTTCTCAG GAAATTGCTTGGTCTATGGGCTTGGAGCTTGGCAAGATTAGCATCAAGAGGTTTGCTGATGGGGAGGTCTACGTTCAGCTCAAAGAGAGTGTTAGAGGCTGCGATGTCTTCTTGGTGCAGCCTACTTGCACTCCAACTAATGAGAATCTCATGGAGCTTTTGATCTTGGTCGATGCTTGCCGTAGAGCTTCCGCTAAGAAAGTTACTGCTGTGATTCCCTACTTTGGATACGCAAGAGCTGATAGAAAG ACACAAGGGCGTGAATCCATTGCTGCCAAACTGGTTGCAAACCTTATAACGGAGGCAGGTGCGGATCGGGTTCTTGCGTGTGATCTTCATTCAGGACAGTCCATGGGTTATTTTGACATACCTGTGGATCATGTCTATTGCCAG CCTGTGATACTAGATTATCTTGGTAGCAAGTCAATTTCATCAAAGGATTTGGTAGTGGTTTCTCCTGATGTTGGTGGAGTTGCTAGGGCACGTGCTTTTGCCAAGAAATTATCCGATGCTCCCCTTGCCATTGTTGATAAAAGACGTCACGGCCACAATGTTGCTGAG GTCATGAACCTAATAGGTGATGTTAAAGGCAAAGTGGCAGTAATGGTGGATGACATGATTGATACCGCTG GAACCATTGTGAAAGGAGCAGCTCTTTTGCATGAGGAGGGTGCTCGTGAGGTTTACGCTTGCTGCACGCACGCGGTTTTCAG tcCGCCTGCGATAGAGCGGCTATCGAGCGGTTTGCTGCAAGAAGTGATAGTGACGAATACATTACCAGTAGCGGAGAAGAATTACTTCCCGCAGCTAACGATATTGTCGGTTGCTAATCTTCTGGGTGAGACCATTTGGCGTGTCCATGATGATAGCTCCGTTAGTAGCATTTTTCTATGA
- the LOC125608902 gene encoding putative F-box protein At1g33020, producing MKYLEDMRPYFCSYASGLMCFRQSRWIRKEMELYIVHVICNPSTGQYDLLPKLILNYFGDSTSFLGFDPVDRQFKVMFTDYNVQRIITLRSGELRWRNIQCSLPHQGPNEGICINGILYYSGFTGVSWPYSRILVCFDVRSEEFNFIEEEEVVECFNGFLINYKGKLGSVKTYYDGYTLQLRMWVLEDVEKQKRLEYVYNLPKNKFFGGTVSVVGMTARGEIVLISDYTYLVLYFYYFNPESNTLQSLTIQGLCNFRISDVKVFVDYVEDLRFDVMKTSLPEQKSTTTSSTKKKKKEKHHLKTMIPLH from the coding sequence ATGAAGTATTTGGAAGACATGCGACCGTACTTTTGCAGCTACGCCTCTGGTTTGATGTGTTTCCGTCAATCTAGGTGGATCCGCAAGGAAATGGAATTGTATATAGTGCATGTGATATGTAACCCTAGCACAGGACAATATGATTTATTACCTAAACTGATACTAAATTATTTTGGTGACTCGACAAGCTTTTTAGGGTTTGATCCCGTTGACAGGCAGTTCAAGGTAATGTTCACTGATTATAATGTTCAGAGAATTATAACGTTACGAAGTGGAGAACTGCGATGGAGAAATATCCAGTGCTCTTTACCCCACCAAGGTCCGAATGAAGGGATATGCATCAATGGGATTTTGTATTACTCGGGTTTTACAGGTGTTTCATGGCCGTATTCTCGAATACTAGTTTGTTTTGATGTTCGGTCTGAGGAATTCAACttcattgaagaagaagaagtagtagAATGCTTTAATGGGTTTTTGATAAACTATAAGGGTAAATTAGGTTCTGTTAAAACATATTATGATGGCTATACCCTTCAGTTACGTATGTGGGTTCTAGAAGATGTGGAGAAACAGAAACGGTTGGAATATGTCTACAATTTGCCGAAGAATAAATTCTTTGGAGGCACTGTTTCTGTTGTTGGAATGACCGCTAGAGGTGAGATTGTTTTGATATCGGACTATACGTATCTAGTGTTGTATTTTTACTACTTCAATCCCGAAAGTAACACTCTCCAAAGTCTtacaatccaaggtttgtgtaaCTTCAGAATCAGTGACGTTAAAGTCTTTGTAGACTATGTAGAGGATCTTAGGTTTGATGTTATGAAGACAAGCCTTCCAGAACAGAAGAGTACAACAACATCAtctactaaaaaaaaaaaaaaagaaaaacatcatCTAAAGACGATGATTCCGTTACATTGA
- the LOC111199401 gene encoding glycine-rich cell wall structural protein 1.0-like, whose amino-acid sequence MHFSTIIFIIVIVVVFALGVLIAISNGCATGVVIGGGGSGGTEGGGGVGGDDGDCEGGGFGGGGDWGGGGGGGGGGCGGGGGGGE is encoded by the coding sequence ATGCATTTCTCAACAATAATCTTCATAATCGTTATTGTTGTCGTTTTTGCTCTGGGGGTTCTTATAGCCATATCCAATGGATGTGCGACTGGTGTCGTTATAGGAGGAGGTGGCAGTGGGGGTACTGAAGGCGGAGGTGGTGTTGGTGGTGATGACGGTGACTGTGAAGGCGGAGGTTTTGGTGGAGGCGGTGACTGGGGAGGcggaggtggtggtggaggcgGTGGCtgtggaggtggtggtggaggcgGAGAATGA
- the LOC106429588 gene encoding tobamovirus multiplication protein 2A translates to MACRGCLECLLKLLNFLLAVAGLGMIGYGIYLFVEYQRATDNSSLNFTRDDQSYVSFGRPMLMSLALSSNVFDNLPKAWFIYLFIGIGVALFVISCCGCVGTCSRNVCCLSCYSLLLILLILAELGAAAFIFFDNSWRDEIPSDRTGNFDTIYNFLRENWNIVRWVALGAVVFEALLFLLALMVRAANTPAEYDSDDEFITPPRQIRQPFINRQPAPVTGVPVAPTLDQRPSRSDPWSARMREKYGLDTSEFTYNPSESHRFQQMPTQPNEEKGRCTIM, encoded by the exons ATGGCATGTAGAGGTTGTTTGGAGTGTTTGCTAAAGTTACTCAACTTTCTTCTGGCGGTTGCTGGACTTGGCATGATTGGTTATGGTATCTACTTGTTTGTCGAGTACCAAAGAGCAACCGATAACTCCTCTCTTAACTTCACTCGCGACGACCAAAGCTACGTCTCTTTCGGGAGGCCCATGCTTATGTCTCTCGCTCTCTCTTCCAATGTCTTTGACAATCTCCCCAAAGCTTG GTTCATCTACTTGTTCATTGGTATCGGCGTGGCCCTGTTTGTTATTTCATGCTGTGGCTGTGTTGGTACTTGTTCCAGGAACGTCTGCTGCTTATCTTGT TACTCTCTGCTTCTCATCTTGTTGATCTTGGCGGAGCTTGGAGCTGCTGCGTTTATCTTCTTCGACAACAGCTGGAGAGAT GAAATTCCTTCTGACAGGACTGGAAACTTCGATACTATCTATAACTTCCTCAGAGAAAACTGGAACATTGTGAGATGGGTAGCTCTAGGAGCCGTTGTTTTCGAG GCTTTGCTTTTCTTGCTTGCCCTTATGGTTAGGGCAGCTAATACACCAGCGGAGTATGACAGTGATGACGAGTTTATTACTCCACCAAGGCAGATCAGGCAGCCATTCATCAACCGCCAACCCGCCCCTGTTACTGGTGTCCCAGTCGCTCCTACTTTAGACCAACGCCCGAGCCGCAGTGACCCTTGGAGTGCACGTATGAGGGAGAAG TATGGGCTTGACACATCTGAGTTCACATACAATCCCTCAGAGTCGCACCGGTTCCAGCAAATGCCAACGCAACCAAATGAAGAAAAGGGTCGATGCACCATCATGTGA